The following proteins are encoded in a genomic region of Fundidesulfovibrio magnetotacticus:
- a CDS encoding M48 family metallopeptidase: MRLPWLIPILLLSLAAFSPLAGCDSAPYTERRQLIVIPENQERAMGARAARDILQTERQSRNPKLVDAVTRAGKRIAAVSGRPDLDWAFHVLENDTVPNAFCLPGGAIFVYTGLFKYVQNEDQLATVMAHEVAHALARHGAERATLEMATQFGAMLLDMFLSEEDPRLGQLASKVWGYGASLGMMLPYSRKQELEADAIGLRLMRQAGYDMNAALAFWENMKKNPQASRVFAFLSTHPTDDKRIERIREEIARLREDQKPS, from the coding sequence GTGCGCCTTCCCTGGCTGATTCCGATCCTGCTTTTGTCCCTGGCGGCCTTCTCGCCCCTGGCGGGCTGCGACTCCGCGCCCTACACGGAGCGCAGGCAGCTCATCGTCATCCCCGAGAACCAGGAGCGGGCCATGGGGGCGCGCGCCGCGCGCGACATCCTCCAGACCGAGCGCCAGAGCCGCAACCCCAAGCTCGTCGACGCCGTGACCCGCGCGGGCAAGCGCATCGCCGCCGTAAGCGGGCGGCCGGACCTGGACTGGGCCTTCCACGTGCTGGAAAACGACACCGTGCCCAACGCCTTCTGCCTGCCCGGCGGGGCCATTTTCGTCTACACGGGCCTGTTCAAATACGTACAGAACGAGGACCAGCTGGCCACGGTGATGGCCCACGAGGTGGCCCACGCCCTGGCGCGCCACGGCGCGGAGCGCGCGACCCTGGAGATGGCCACCCAGTTCGGGGCCATGCTCCTGGACATGTTCCTGAGCGAGGAGGACCCGCGCCTGGGCCAGCTTGCCAGCAAGGTCTGGGGCTACGGGGCCAGCCTGGGCATGATGCTCCCCTACAGCCGCAAGCAGGAGCTGGAGGCCGACGCCATCGGGCTTCGGCTCATGCGGCAGGCGGGTTACGACATGAACGCCGCGCTGGCCTTCTGGGAGAACATGAAGAAGAACCCCCAGGCCTCGCGGGTGTTCGCCTTCCTCTCCACCCACCCCACCGACGACAAGCGCATCGAACGCATCCGCGAGGAAATCGCCAGGCTGCGTGAGGATCAGAAACCCTCCTGA
- a CDS encoding ACT domain-containing protein: protein MKVEQISIFLENRAGRLEEVTRILAETGVSIRALSLADTSDFGILRLIVSDHEKAKKALKEHGFTVGRTSVVAVEVDDRPGGLNAILQVLSAGGVNVEYMYAFVQQSSKTAIIVFRFDKTDQAIELLGQKGIRVIPGDVLYNL from the coding sequence ATGAAAGTCGAGCAGATCTCCATCTTCCTGGAAAACCGGGCCGGACGCCTGGAGGAAGTTACCCGCATTCTGGCCGAGACCGGCGTGAGCATCCGCGCCCTTTCCCTGGCCGACACCTCCGACTTCGGCATCCTGCGCCTCATCGTCTCCGACCACGAGAAGGCCAAGAAAGCCCTCAAGGAGCACGGCTTCACCGTGGGCCGCACCTCCGTGGTGGCCGTGGAGGTGGACGACAGGCCCGGCGGGCTCAACGCCATCCTGCAGGTGCTCTCGGCCGGGGGCGTCAACGTGGAATACATGTACGCCTTCGTGCAGCAGAGCTCCAAGACGGCCATCATCGTCTTCCGCTTCGACAAGACCGACCAGGCCATCGAACTGCTGGGCCAGAAGGGAATCCGGGTGATTCCCGGCGACGTGCTCTACAACCTCTAG